The Vibrio gangliei genome includes a region encoding these proteins:
- a CDS encoding trypsin-like serine protease, with product MKKLTTSVTLLSALVSANVFAVDTSLVYHNVDRVDQDNIVIANSDSSAYCTGTVIGGKWVITAAHCNQGSSVDGVYQTLSVKKSNIPTEYTEYKAQTENPDSTGYSSPMLDVAVWELDDALKHSTFAPISNVTLSDNDLLRLYGFGQTNPELNYIEQRTLANWHYGNWDLANTPNVEACTIDGATHDDGYCETLDPNMMVTYEINQGRIIDGDSGAALFKDGYMVGILHSLSPYGLQDAGHSYHADSGTTEGVNVSDIVSSDADLDSMNGSYANRMDYAATQNFLLDNINAWNYASWVKVNSSNAVTVKIQSLHNSTVNLLNTITTTGDADVDTSTIACFSPEHDNNTAEHHSADSVQPFDVCSLSVTSNGGEGQILLGDNQVIHVNKWDVDSVDPEEPDNGGESSGGSSGGSLGVFGLLGLLGLGIARRRK from the coding sequence ATGAAAAAACTTACAACCTCCGTTACTCTTTTATCTGCGTTAGTTTCTGCTAATGTTTTTGCAGTTGATACCAGTTTGGTTTATCACAACGTAGACCGTGTTGATCAAGATAATATTGTTATTGCGAATAGTGATTCTTCTGCATACTGCACCGGTACGGTAATTGGCGGGAAGTGGGTTATCACTGCTGCTCACTGTAATCAAGGCTCGTCCGTTGATGGCGTGTATCAAACGTTGAGTGTAAAAAAATCTAATATTCCGACTGAATATACTGAGTACAAAGCTCAGACTGAAAACCCTGACTCAACCGGTTATAGCTCACCAATGCTTGATGTTGCCGTTTGGGAATTGGATGATGCACTAAAGCACTCTACATTCGCCCCAATTTCCAACGTTACATTGTCAGATAATGATTTACTTCGACTATATGGATTTGGTCAAACCAATCCAGAATTAAACTATATAGAACAACGTACATTGGCGAATTGGCACTACGGGAATTGGGATTTAGCTAATACCCCAAATGTCGAGGCTTGCACTATTGACGGTGCAACTCATGATGATGGCTATTGTGAAACGTTAGATCCAAATATGATGGTGACGTATGAAATAAATCAGGGGCGAATCATTGATGGGGACTCTGGCGCAGCATTATTTAAAGATGGCTACATGGTTGGCATCTTACACTCATTATCACCATACGGCTTACAAGATGCGGGGCACTCATATCACGCAGATAGCGGTACAACTGAGGGGGTCAATGTTAGTGACATTGTTAGCTCAGATGCTGACTTGGATTCAATGAACGGTAGCTATGCGAATCGCATGGATTATGCAGCCACGCAAAACTTTTTATTAGATAATATTAACGCATGGAACTACGCATCTTGGGTAAAAGTAAATAGCTCAAATGCTGTGACTGTTAAGATTCAATCGCTTCATAACTCAACAGTAAATTTATTAAACACGATTACCACGACTGGTGATGCTGATGTAGATACCAGCACTATTGCTTGTTTCTCTCCTGAACACGACAACAACACTGCCGAGCACCATAGTGCCGATAGTGTACAGCCCTTTGATGTGTGTTCGTTAAGTGTCACGAGTAATGGTGGTGAGGGTCAAATTCTATTAGGTGATAATCAAGTTATCCATGTGAATAAATGGGATGTAGATTCTGTTGATCCTGAAGAACCCGACAATGGCGGTGAAAGTTCAGGTGGCTCTAGCGGTGGTTCTCTTGGTGTGTTTGGTTTATTAGGCTTACTGGGATTAGGAATAGCTAGAAGAAGAAAATAA
- a CDS encoding GspE/PulE family protein, translating to MTTDSETNQVNDRAASNMVDSADHELAIIQDLLDGNYDVLKDESILNLCKKDGSCILTEKFVVCCTDITNPFINDLIQAANEYQNNLDAPKQDVVVRIASRQAIKEVLSKSNNDLLKDISNSAIDLSDEANKQAIGELEQLLYEVREKKVADVHIKATSESTIVYVRTSGGVTRHYDSAREAEYGLRLGGLIFGTYASEGSNGSFLPTEANDTTFSWLIEGKSCRFRASTVPIRNGCKIVIRSLEPFSNEVPTLTDLGFLPAQIKMLMHTINQPSGSLLITGQTGSGKTTTLASLVDAIPENKSVHTLEDPIELILENASQTEINVSGDEDNLGVKIGSFAYFGRRLLRQDIDVGVFGELRDKQSVQVFYHLATTGHLLLGTMHVSSATGVPNMLMNTYGLNPLQAADKDAFTCFMHQKLPDKVCQACCHSHDEHKSILKTELKDALVSGVEARIFSAETRLNRLNYAESIFKGQLEGLRYSNDKGCNQCEFTGKSGKTVLAEILMLDDNVRQFIEDQKTTEMVAYLKSQGFPTVRDHALHCIKLGIIDIHAAARVVGELDNSNATSFNYGELIDEISINTAEVGA from the coding sequence ATGACAACTGATTCAGAAACAAACCAAGTCAATGACAGGGCTGCAAGCAATATGGTTGATTCTGCAGACCATGAATTAGCTATCATTCAAGACTTACTCGATGGTAACTACGATGTACTCAAAGATGAGTCCATTTTAAACCTATGCAAGAAAGATGGTTCTTGCATATTGACCGAAAAGTTTGTGGTTTGTTGTACGGATATTACAAACCCATTTATTAATGATCTGATTCAAGCAGCGAATGAATACCAAAACAATTTAGACGCACCGAAGCAGGATGTAGTGGTCAGAATTGCTTCTCGCCAAGCAATAAAAGAGGTTCTATCAAAGTCTAATAATGATTTATTGAAAGACATATCCAATTCCGCAATCGACCTAAGTGACGAAGCAAATAAACAGGCTATCGGTGAGTTAGAGCAACTTTTATATGAAGTGCGCGAGAAGAAGGTGGCTGACGTTCACATCAAGGCCACAAGTGAATCTACGATTGTTTACGTTCGCACATCTGGTGGTGTCACTCGACATTATGACTCAGCGCGTGAGGCCGAATACGGTTTACGCTTGGGCGGGTTGATTTTTGGTACATACGCTTCTGAGGGCTCGAATGGTTCATTCTTGCCAACAGAGGCGAATGACACAACGTTCAGTTGGCTTATAGAAGGTAAAAGCTGCCGGTTCCGTGCGTCAACGGTTCCAATTAGAAATGGATGTAAGATCGTCATTCGTTCACTTGAACCGTTTTCGAATGAAGTACCAACACTTACTGATTTAGGTTTTTTGCCCGCTCAGATAAAAATGCTGATGCACACAATAAATCAGCCGTCTGGCTCTTTATTAATTACTGGTCAAACCGGTTCGGGTAAGACAACCACCCTAGCCTCTTTGGTTGATGCGATACCAGAAAATAAGAGTGTCCATACACTTGAAGATCCAATTGAGCTTATTTTGGAAAATGCTTCACAAACAGAAATCAACGTTTCTGGTGATGAAGATAACCTAGGTGTGAAGATTGGTTCGTTTGCTTATTTTGGTAGACGTTTACTTCGTCAAGATATTGATGTTGGTGTGTTTGGTGAGCTGCGTGATAAGCAGTCTGTCCAGGTCTTTTATCACCTAGCAACCACAGGTCACTTACTGTTAGGAACAATGCACGTCTCCAGCGCTACTGGTGTGCCAAACATGCTAATGAATACCTATGGTTTAAATCCATTGCAGGCCGCTGATAAAGACGCTTTCACATGTTTTATGCACCAAAAACTGCCCGATAAAGTTTGTCAGGCTTGTTGTCATTCGCATGATGAGCATAAGTCCATACTCAAAACCGAGCTCAAGGACGCTTTGGTGTCAGGGGTTGAAGCGAGAATATTCTCTGCTGAGACACGCTTAAATCGCTTGAACTACGCTGAAAGCATTTTCAAAGGTCAACTTGAAGGTTTGAGATATTCAAATGATAAAGGCTGTAATCAATGTGAGTTTACAGGCAAGTCAGGTAAAACCGTTTTAGCCGAAATACTGATGCTTGATGATAATGTTCGTCAGTTTATTGAAGATCAAAAGACAACTGAAATGGTTGCTTACCTAAAAAGCCAAGGCTTTCCTACTGTACGAGATCATGCTTTGCACTGTATCAAGCTTGGCATTATTGACATTCATGCTGCTGCAAGGGTTGTTGGTGAGCTCGATAACTCCAATGCCACATCATTCAACTACGGTGAACTAATCGATGAAATAAGCATTAACACTGCTGAGGTAGGTGCTTAA
- a CDS encoding DUF2895 family protein gives MTNSNSNKKEKFNLKDVFSFRFRSLPKRYYKAEKETEAHIWTLRGVGLGLFVIIMGCLYAIGQMPSQIPLYQTPNLETGSTRKIQDVPPYAVYSTALYLWQTINKADNLAVDYPKNITRYGNYIAPEFQKVLLKNFNAERGEKTNVERRVNEKTGTTWTEDNRIINLGNKKWVVYLDITITERLNSQVIRNSSFRYPILVQQVDFDPATNPTGMQLIGYYGNVERL, from the coding sequence ATGACAAATTCAAACTCAAATAAAAAAGAGAAGTTCAATTTAAAGGATGTGTTTTCGTTTAGGTTTCGTTCGTTACCGAAGCGCTATTACAAAGCAGAAAAGGAAACAGAGGCACATATCTGGACTCTTAGAGGCGTGGGTTTAGGTTTATTTGTGATCATAATGGGCTGCCTATATGCGATAGGCCAAATGCCATCGCAAATCCCTTTGTACCAAACCCCAAACCTAGAAACCGGTTCAACGCGAAAAATTCAAGACGTACCGCCTTATGCCGTTTACAGCACGGCTTTGTATTTATGGCAGACGATAAATAAAGCAGACAACTTGGCTGTTGATTACCCGAAAAATATTACCCGCTACGGGAATTATATTGCACCTGAGTTCCAGAAGGTTTTATTGAAAAACTTCAATGCAGAGCGCGGGGAAAAAACCAACGTTGAACGCAGAGTTAATGAAAAAACAGGCACCACATGGACTGAAGATAACCGAATCATAAACCTAGGTAATAAAAAATGGGTTGTGTATTTGGATATAACCATCACGGAGCGATTGAATAGCCAAGTGATTAGAAACTCAAGTTTTCGCTACCCGATATTAGTTCAGCAAGTTGATTTCGATCCTGCAACTAACCCAACAGGTATGCAGTTAATTGGTTACTACGGCAATGTTGAGCGTCTATAA
- a CDS encoding type II secretion system F family protein produces the protein MNIGIIREHIKKKLSEIKKNRVFNREQQLELLEDLILALNAKQSPLEAMRNSLEFCTPKNRTAYSEIYSVLNRGASLSRALDGWFDPMIVLSIKAGEGNRRQIQALENAKTTLENQSGVTGKIVKANGYPLFLIILGNVMNAVVAQLVIEPMLVDKPILSFPVITQISYSFGKFFMYNWYFLVLAVFSLIFVIQIILATWTADVRFSRFDNFIIFKQYRILTASSFLRSMAVMLKSKQILKTALDAVKESSDPYLANHAKEMLYSISDKTGVGQVMDTGLLLDQEIARIKSITSKSNDGIDELLVMVAERHEKVLNKSLDRIGKYSGYFGLLVVGLLIVLAFAGQMAAQLANAGMTF, from the coding sequence ATGAATATTGGGATTATCAGAGAGCATATAAAAAAGAAACTGTCTGAAATTAAAAAAAATAGGGTATTTAACCGTGAACAGCAATTAGAGCTTTTAGAAGACTTGATACTTGCTTTAAATGCCAAGCAGTCGCCACTTGAAGCCATGCGAAACTCACTAGAGTTCTGTACACCTAAAAACCGCACAGCGTACAGCGAAATCTATTCCGTTTTAAATCGCGGGGCTTCGTTGTCACGAGCGCTTGATGGATGGTTTGATCCAATGATTGTTCTATCCATTAAAGCTGGTGAAGGGAACAGAAGACAGATTCAAGCATTAGAAAACGCCAAAACAACACTGGAAAACCAATCTGGTGTGACTGGAAAAATTGTTAAAGCAAACGGGTATCCTTTGTTCCTTATCATTCTAGGAAATGTAATGAATGCCGTTGTGGCGCAACTTGTCATTGAACCAATGCTGGTGGACAAGCCAATTTTGAGCTTCCCTGTAATAACTCAAATCTCTTACAGTTTTGGCAAGTTCTTTATGTACAACTGGTACTTTTTGGTACTGGCTGTATTCTCGTTGATTTTTGTCATTCAAATCATACTGGCTACTTGGACTGCTGATGTACGATTCTCAAGGTTTGATAATTTCATCATCTTTAAACAATACCGGATATTAACAGCTTCTTCTTTCTTGCGCTCAATGGCTGTAATGCTCAAGTCTAAGCAGATACTCAAAACGGCATTAGACGCAGTTAAAGAATCAAGCGACCCCTATCTGGCCAACCATGCAAAAGAAATGCTTTATTCAATTTCAGATAAGACCGGTGTAGGTCAGGTTATGGATACAGGCTTGCTTTTGGATCAAGAAATCGCTCGTATTAAGTCAATCACATCTAAATCAAATGATGGAATTGATGAGCTTTTAGTCATGGTGGCGGAGCGTCACGAAAAAGTTCTGAACAAATCTTTAGACCGAATCGGTAAATATAGTGGCTACTTTGGATTGCTGGTGGTGGGGCTTCTAATCGTGCTGGCCTTTGCTGGACAAATGGCCGCGCAACTTGCTAATGCTGGAATGACCTTTTAA
- a CDS encoding prepilin-type N-terminal cleavage/methylation domain-containing protein, whose product MKRNSTGMALIELIIVVVILSVVGLVSTTYFNKIANPTESASIAKSYVKDLELAIKAKTAQQWQDCVDFQDFTFEQLASENWLINPEQIFPTSFVFDVERDKTNRRIPRMVTIQLSFQDRAVANTVAQSIPHSKVSTNESDSIVSIGVRISPFSRGMQYMNNEYTQLQLPPRVGDKYCFDRTAFDGS is encoded by the coding sequence ATGAAAAGAAACTCGACAGGGATGGCATTAATTGAGCTAATTATCGTTGTCGTGATCTTATCGGTGGTAGGGCTTGTCTCTACCACTTATTTTAACAAGATCGCCAACCCAACAGAATCAGCGAGTATAGCCAAATCCTATGTAAAAGACCTAGAGCTTGCAATTAAAGCTAAGACTGCGCAGCAGTGGCAAGATTGCGTGGACTTTCAGGATTTTACGTTTGAGCAATTGGCAAGTGAGAACTGGCTCATCAATCCAGAACAAATCTTTCCCACCAGCTTTGTCTTTGATGTTGAACGCGATAAGACCAACCGAAGAATCCCGAGAATGGTCACAATACAGTTAAGTTTTCAAGATAGAGCTGTAGCGAACACCGTTGCGCAATCAATTCCTCACTCTAAAGTTAGCACGAATGAATCTGACTCTATCGTTAGCATTGGAGTTCGCATTAGCCCATTTTCGCGGGGGATGCAGTACATGAATAATGAATACACACAATTACAGCTACCACCGCGCGTAGGTGATAAGTATTGTTTTGACCGCACAGCTTTCGATGGAAGTTAA
- a CDS encoding thioredoxin fold domain-containing protein gives MKKYIKALLIAFLALPFISHAGSLDEIYKKYDSKMFTLQAPNEKHKIVVLFDLECPYCQKLMTETAPTLVKNGITISFYPYPKNGMDSQGANYLVSSWQWQNPFAKAFFPKENIPNKVVRKFTHEDLSEMYNYINSELGGVTGTPTTLLDNGKFIQGAYKPDELLKYYYN, from the coding sequence GTGAAAAAATACATCAAAGCTCTATTGATTGCATTCTTGGCATTACCATTTATATCTCATGCGGGTAGCTTGGATGAGATCTATAAAAAGTATGACTCTAAGATGTTTACACTTCAGGCACCAAATGAAAAGCACAAGATTGTTGTCTTATTTGATTTAGAGTGTCCGTACTGTCAAAAACTGATGACTGAAACTGCGCCCACTTTAGTTAAAAATGGGATCACAATTTCATTTTATCCATACCCTAAAAATGGAATGGATTCACAAGGAGCAAACTACTTAGTAAGTTCATGGCAGTGGCAGAACCCATTCGCAAAGGCATTTTTCCCCAAAGAAAACATTCCCAACAAGGTAGTTCGAAAATTCACACATGAAGATTTAAGTGAAATGTATAACTACATCAATTCCGAGTTAGGTGGAGTGACAGGAACACCAACAACATTGCTCGATAATGGTAAGTTTATTCAGGGTGCGTACAAGCCAGATGAATTGTTAAAGTATTACTACAATTAA
- a CDS encoding type II secretion system protein, which translates to MKKFKANKQAGFTLIELVIVLVIMGVLGAAIAAFRGGADFQSLKKQTSDGISLIASDARAKKGAGNYNVITDISVLCNDGYLTETMCGTGNDGVGTNPFGGDWVVAPSTNFGAAHLSVGVTGIPDGRFAELADTLAGQSYKACQSSTDCASITVTEPQENGAGGEIYIDI; encoded by the coding sequence ATGAAGAAATTTAAAGCTAACAAACAAGCAGGTTTCACTTTAATTGAACTTGTCATTGTTCTTGTCATTATGGGGGTATTGGGGGCTGCTATCGCTGCATTCCGAGGTGGTGCAGATTTTCAATCTCTCAAGAAGCAAACCAGTGATGGTATTTCGTTAATCGCTAGTGATGCACGAGCGAAAAAAGGTGCAGGTAACTACAACGTAATTACAGATATTAGCGTCCTATGTAACGATGGATATTTAACTGAAACTATGTGTGGTACTGGTAATGATGGTGTCGGCACAAACCCATTCGGTGGTGACTGGGTTGTTGCACCGTCTACAAACTTTGGGGCAGCTCACCTTAGCGTTGGTGTAACTGGTATTCCAGATGGCCGTTTTGCTGAGTTAGCTGACACTTTAGCTGGTCAATCGTACAAAGCTTGTCAATCTTCTACTGACTGCGCATCTATCACAGTGACCGAGCCTCAAGAGAATGGTGCTGGTGGCGAAATCTATATTGATATTTAA
- a CDS encoding DUF3438 family protein: protein MKRLITFLLIALMPFVANATTAYEWDGKPIKVMLEVGKERVIRFTDNIQYRFPKEAVNSVEMSTSAGILYITPKAVLEDLPLDVKLNESGEIIRIRLTAVAEPQDLDEVRITPPIEKQKKTEFAQSESVMAPNGDFSNHNEGDPVALVRYAAMRDLMPKRLWKTVPSIASVPYPKNLNIDQLFSGRMAEVLKSKITASYRSGNLVLTSIVVKNVTPYPVAIDFRDITIDTEFVSVPKPYYTLAAKDDVDQGDYGVIYIITRGAFLPHMLKVDPNALPKPKDNEKGEA, encoded by the coding sequence ATGAAACGATTGATTACCTTTCTCCTTATCGCATTGATGCCTTTTGTTGCCAATGCTACCACTGCCTATGAGTGGGATGGAAAGCCGATAAAAGTAATGCTCGAAGTCGGTAAAGAGCGCGTTATTCGCTTTACTGACAATATTCAATACCGGTTCCCTAAAGAGGCTGTAAATAGTGTCGAAATGTCCACTAGCGCAGGGATACTCTATATAACACCGAAAGCCGTTCTTGAAGATTTACCATTGGACGTCAAGTTGAACGAATCAGGTGAGATTATTCGAATTAGGCTCACAGCCGTGGCAGAGCCACAGGATTTGGATGAAGTTCGAATAACGCCTCCTATTGAAAAACAGAAAAAAACTGAATTTGCTCAAAGCGAATCGGTCATGGCACCAAATGGTGACTTTTCAAATCACAACGAAGGCGATCCGGTTGCATTGGTACGTTATGCGGCTATGCGTGATCTAATGCCTAAGCGACTTTGGAAAACCGTTCCGTCTATTGCGTCAGTACCGTACCCAAAAAACCTAAATATCGATCAATTGTTTTCAGGTCGAATGGCGGAGGTACTTAAATCCAAAATTACGGCTAGCTACAGAAGTGGAAATTTGGTTCTAACGTCAATTGTCGTTAAGAACGTGACGCCATATCCGGTAGCGATTGATTTCCGAGATATAACAATTGATACCGAATTTGTCTCAGTGCCAAAACCATACTACACGTTAGCAGCGAAAGACGATGTTGATCAGGGTGACTATGGCGTAATTTACATTATCACCAGAGGGGCATTCCTTCCTCACATGTTGAAAGTAGATCCGAACGCTTTACCTAAACCAAAAGACAATGAGAAAGGAGAAGCGTAA
- a CDS encoding prepilin-type N-terminal cleavage/methylation domain-containing protein, with amino-acid sequence MKKSKGFALLELMIALVIFGVVMQGVFAFANKKHFDNDVNSAIDKLVMELTMIQQYEAESPEPYASVTRFPETPADLVDKGYANECTATEVSAGKCQSVEKTYWGDSISYNRIDKDAANDIVMHLTLSYPLTTLPTEEANRVAGMFMGRVPFLTYDKPSKTMTVRVNRSSASAALEGFIDAEGNRKLEDDWDVGGNYSIANAKNVTVRTQDGKQMNLAASVISSFPVANGTSVPKPSCPAGLKPAISTSVKSIAGYNMRELGAINTYYTETSSAWKVYLRYYAVRQSDDAWVQLSNGEINVNVSCITN; translated from the coding sequence ATGAAAAAATCAAAAGGTTTTGCGCTATTAGAATTAATGATTGCATTGGTTATATTTGGTGTAGTCATGCAAGGTGTCTTTGCGTTTGCCAATAAAAAGCATTTCGATAATGACGTTAACTCTGCAATAGATAAGCTAGTTATGGAATTAACCATGATTCAGCAATACGAAGCTGAATCTCCTGAACCTTATGCAAGTGTAACAAGGTTCCCTGAAACACCTGCAGATTTGGTTGATAAAGGTTACGCCAATGAGTGTACCGCTACTGAGGTATCTGCGGGAAAATGCCAGTCCGTAGAAAAAACTTACTGGGGTGACTCAATCTCTTATAACCGAATAGATAAAGATGCAGCGAACGATATAGTAATGCACTTAACATTGTCATATCCATTAACAACGCTCCCAACAGAAGAAGCCAACAGGGTAGCCGGAATGTTTATGGGGCGTGTTCCATTCCTTACTTACGATAAACCATCAAAAACAATGACCGTTCGCGTAAACCGTTCCAGTGCAAGTGCAGCATTAGAAGGCTTTATTGATGCTGAGGGTAATAGGAAATTAGAAGATGATTGGGATGTTGGTGGTAATTACTCGATTGCCAATGCAAAGAACGTCACTGTGAGAACGCAGGACGGAAAGCAAATGAATTTGGCTGCAAGTGTGATTTCGAGTTTTCCTGTTGCCAATGGCACTAGCGTTCCAAAACCAAGTTGTCCAGCAGGTTTAAAGCCAGCAATTTCTACCAGTGTAAAATCTATTGCCGGTTACAATATGCGTGAATTAGGGGCAATAAATACCTATTACACAGAAACTTCGAGCGCATGGAAAGTGTACTTGCGGTATTATGCGGTTCGCCAGTCTGATGACGCATGGGTGCAACTTTCAAATGGTGAGATTAATGTGAATGTGTCTTGCATCACAAATTAA
- a CDS encoding DUF2976 domain-containing protein produces MKAIINKSQSILRGVCIGLYASISTSSFAADLPTIDIQGGGSTDYVATTKNIIWSLLALGAMIVVAKLFFSAVDGVLTKFNEWKQKQATIAELIGMVLLAVGLLMGGVFLLTQLSDSLGLDFSF; encoded by the coding sequence ATGAAAGCAATTATTAACAAATCTCAATCAATCCTAAGAGGTGTCTGTATTGGACTTTATGCCTCTATATCAACAAGCTCGTTTGCTGCTGATTTGCCAACTATTGATATTCAAGGTGGTGGTTCAACTGACTACGTTGCAACTACAAAAAACATCATTTGGAGCCTATTAGCTTTGGGCGCAATGATTGTCGTTGCAAAACTATTCTTTTCTGCGGTCGATGGCGTATTAACAAAATTCAACGAATGGAAGCAAAAGCAAGCCACTATTGCTGAGCTTATTGGGATGGTGCTGTTAGCGGTTGGCCTATTAATGGGCGGTGTATTCTTACTAACGCAGCTAAGTGACTCACTAGGTTTAGATTTCTCATTCTAA
- a CDS encoding type II secretion system protein GspD, translating into MAYKEQKEKANDIGGQITKITNAHKDMYISAPPVDLTPIKLNKPKIWADRIPVKINTTEVGLDNVLRDVARRAHVSVFYGRETNKNIPVKINVDGSISDLARNIESQTDYKVDLSSEGSISVLAWETETYSLANLVGKHDFMIGKQAAADLTDGEDSDSESSSGSLFNADQDQYSSIKADDASPIDDTVDAIESIIGSEELKAGAGVKANKASGSVTVSARPRTIRKINKYVESMNAIYGKQVNIKVRILTFQTTKNNSFGIDWNLVRKTTDGALNFASTANGGVVNSLDNLGAFSYTASSGKFDGTSILINALQEQGNVAITTEPSLLVTNNRVGEIERLRKEAYIKDVTIPTISSDSDNDYAEVSQGIVSEGFSMRILPKIIDDEVIMQLSATVSKLGDFGVVDMPNVQIKTPNISEERFNQSIRVQDGRTVVLSGYSQGTTSSGEKQSFENPAMGGNSGRDQTSQTIVLLTPTIVK; encoded by the coding sequence ATGGCTTATAAGGAACAAAAAGAAAAAGCGAATGATATTGGTGGTCAAATTACAAAAATCACCAATGCACATAAAGACATGTATATCAGCGCCCCACCGGTTGATTTAACTCCAATCAAATTAAATAAGCCGAAAATCTGGGCTGATCGAATCCCTGTGAAAATTAATACCACAGAAGTAGGTTTAGATAATGTTTTACGTGATGTGGCCAGACGCGCTCATGTTTCAGTGTTCTATGGTCGCGAAACAAATAAAAACATTCCGGTAAAAATCAACGTTGATGGTTCTATTAGCGATTTAGCAAGAAATATTGAATCTCAAACGGACTATAAAGTTGATTTATCGTCCGAGGGCTCTATTAGCGTTCTTGCATGGGAAACAGAAACATACTCTTTGGCCAACCTTGTCGGTAAACACGACTTTATGATTGGTAAGCAAGCGGCTGCAGATCTTACCGATGGTGAAGATAGTGACTCTGAATCTTCTAGTGGCTCATTGTTCAACGCTGACCAAGATCAATACTCAAGCATTAAAGCTGACGATGCCAGCCCAATTGATGACACCGTTGATGCCATTGAAAGCATTATCGGTAGCGAAGAACTAAAAGCTGGTGCCGGTGTAAAAGCTAACAAAGCCTCTGGCTCTGTCACTGTTTCAGCAAGACCAAGGACAATTCGCAAAATCAATAAGTACGTTGAAAGCATGAACGCCATCTACGGCAAGCAAGTAAACATCAAGGTTCGCATTCTTACATTCCAAACAACCAAGAATAATTCATTTGGTATTGATTGGAATTTAGTACGAAAAACCACTGACGGAGCCTTGAACTTTGCTTCAACAGCAAATGGCGGTGTTGTTAATTCACTTGATAACTTGGGTGCATTTTCATACACCGCTTCAAGCGGAAAGTTTGATGGTACAAGCATTCTGATTAATGCACTGCAAGAGCAAGGTAATGTAGCTATTACAACTGAGCCATCTTTACTTGTGACAAATAACCGTGTTGGTGAGATCGAACGTTTACGCAAAGAAGCCTACATCAAAGATGTCACCATCCCGACAATCAGTAGTGATAGCGACAATGATTATGCAGAGGTATCTCAGGGCATCGTTTCTGAGGGGTTCTCAATGCGTATCCTGCCAAAAATTATTGATGACGAAGTGATCATGCAATTGTCAGCGACAGTTTCAAAGCTTGGTGATTTTGGTGTTGTTGATATGCCGAATGTTCAAATTAAAACACCGAATATTAGCGAAGAACGATTCAACCAATCAATCCGCGTACAAGACGGTAGAACTGTTGTGCTTTCGGGTTACAGCCAAGGAACAACATCATCCGGTGAAAAGCAGTCATTTGAAAATCCAGCTATGGGCGGTAATTCCGGTCGTGATCAAACTAGCCAAACCATTGTATTGCTAACACCAACCATCGTTAAGTAA
- a CDS encoding DUF3487 family protein, translating into MADEEQTIQVILDNLDEAPPILKGLSGTEFGLLCASSVGVSAIIGALILFFVNPTYSILGLVIGSGAGFIIAWKLAGYIGVKKQGTPSYLFWGLIMRHVQTKGINLLFTRLKVNFGFIPTQIWDNCSHKDGEK; encoded by the coding sequence ATGGCAGATGAAGAACAAACCATTCAAGTGATTTTAGACAACCTAGATGAAGCGCCACCAATCTTAAAGGGATTAAGTGGTACGGAGTTTGGGTTGCTATGCGCATCAAGTGTAGGGGTATCGGCAATTATAGGGGCGTTAATCTTATTTTTTGTTAACCCAACCTACTCAATACTTGGGCTTGTTATTGGTAGTGGGGCGGGCTTCATCATTGCATGGAAATTAGCTGGCTATATCGGTGTAAAGAAGCAAGGAACTCCAAGCTATCTTTTTTGGGGGTTAATTATGAGGCACGTACAGACAAAAGGGATAAACCTTTTATTCACTCGCCTAAAAGTGAATTTCGGATTTATACCAACTCAAATCTGGGACAATTGCTCACATAAAGATGGTGAAAAATAA